The following proteins are encoded in a genomic region of Anguilla anguilla isolate fAngAng1 chromosome 15, fAngAng1.pri, whole genome shotgun sequence:
- the LOC118214080 gene encoding zinc finger protein 385B-like isoform X3: MPPQSVLDVKPFLSFPVDSASPVGLFPNFNTMDPVQKAVINHTFGVCVPPKKKQVISCTVCQLRFNSDSQAEAHYRGSKHAKKLKALDSSKNKQKTTPTKDSTKTMGSCPSPATSSSAEPLENSMASPTVPKTLAPPKAPVPTATGVSLSSCLPRPTSQPAPSSSPTEAANQAPLTATPPTTAESEEERARKLLYCSLCKVAVNSLSQLEAHSTGSKHKTMQEARDGAGPIKAYPRPGAKLKVQAAVIKGSGLQNKTFHCEICDVYVNSEIQLKQHISSRRHKDRVAGKPLKPKYSPYSKQQRGNTALAVKLALQKDLAKPLSPAFISSPFCPTSMASLPLHARPSTPLFQTPALPPPFLHPSPGPIRPAVGSAILFSPY; the protein is encoded by the exons ATGGACCCTGTGCAGAAAGCTGTAATTAACCACACGTTTGGAGTCTGTGTCCCACCAAAGAAGAAGCAAGTCATTTCCTGCACTGTCTGCCAGCTGCGCTTCAACTCTGAC AGCCAGGCGGAGGCACACTACAGAGGCAGTAAACACGCCAAGAAGCTGAAAGCACTGGACTCCAGCAAGAACAAGCAGAAAACCACACCTACCAAGGACAGCACCAAGACAATgggctcctgcccctccccggCCACCAGTAGCAGCGCTGAGCCTCTGG AGAACAGCATGGCCTCCCCGACTGTGCCGAAAACCTTGGCTCCGCCCAAAGCTCCGGTCCCCACGGCGACGGGCGTGTCGTTGTCGTCCTGCCTCCCCAGGCCCACGTCCCAGCCAGCACCCAGCAGCTCTCCCACGGAGGCCGCCAATCAGGCCCCGCTCACAGCCACGCCTCCAACCACGGCCGAatcagaggaggagagggccagAAAACTCCTGTACTGCTCGCTATGCAAAGTGGCCGTCAACTCCCTGTCTCAGCTGGAGGCCCACAGTACAG GCTCTAAACACAAAACCATGCAGGAGGCCCGGGACGGAGCGGGCCCCATCAAGGCCTACCCTCGGCCCGGGGCCAAGCTCAAGGTCCAGGCCGCTGTGATCAAAGGATCCGGCTTGCAGAACAAGACGTTTCATTGTGAAATCTGTGATGTGTACGTGAACTCAGAAATTCAGCTCAAACAG CACATCTCCAGCAGGAGGCACAAGGACAGAGTGGCAGGGAAGCCTCTGAAGCCCAAATACAGCCCCTACAGCAAGCAGCAGCGCGGAAACACAGCACTGGCG GTGAAACTGGCGCTTCAGAAGGACCTTGCCAAGCCGTTATCCCCGGCCTTCATTTCCAGCCCCTTCTGCCCGACGAGCAtggcctccctccccctccacgcCCGGCCCAGCACCCCCCTCTTTCAGACGcccgctctgcccccccccttcctgcacCCCTCTCCGGGGCCCATACGGCCAGCCGTAGGGTCTGCCATCCTGTTCTCTCCATACTGA